One genomic region from Candidatus Saccharimonadia bacterium encodes:
- a CDS encoding AbrB/MazE/SpoVT family DNA-binding domain-containing protein: MKSITSELTMLPKIYGTTTLNEKGQAVIPADARNAMGLTAGSKLLVMGHPNGKGLFLITTEQAEHMLKHFADLSTAIKESRSTGE, encoded by the coding sequence ATGAAAAGTATTACAAGCGAACTCACCATGCTACCCAAAATCTATGGCACCACTACCCTCAATGAAAAAGGCCAAGCCGTCATCCCGGCCGACGCTCGCAACGCCATGGGGCTCACCGCCGGCAGTAAGCTGCTGGTGATGGGGCACCCGAACGGCAAGGGCTTGTTTTTGATCACGACCGAGCAGGCCGAACACATGCTCAAGCATTTTGCCGATCTATCCACAGCCATTAAAGAATCAAGGAGCACAGGTGAGTAG